The following nucleotide sequence is from Micromonospora sp. WMMD1120.
CCGCCGCGCTGCCGACGGCGGCCAACGCGGCGGCAGCGGCTGGTCACGGGGGGTAACAAACAGTGTCGAAGACGGTGGTCCACGTGCTCCGGCACGGCGAGGTGCACAACCCCGACCAGATCCTCTACGGCCGGCTGCCCGGCTTCCGCCTCTCCGAGCTGGGCGTCCAGATGGCCAAGGCCGCCGCGCAGGGCCTGGCCGAGCGGGACGTCGTACACGTGGTGGCCAGCCCGCTGGAGCGCGCCCAGCAGACCGCCGAGCCGATCGCCGCCCAGTTCGGGCTGCCGGTGGGGGTGGACGAGCGGCTGATCGAGAGCGCGAACTGGTTCGAGGGCAAGAAGGTGTCCCCCGGCGACGGGTCGTTCCGCGACCCGCGCAACTGGTGGGTGCTGCGCGACCCGGTGACCCCGTCCTGGGGCGAGGCGTACCGGGTGATCGCCGAGCGGATGTTCGCCGCCGTGCACGCCGCCCGGGTCGCCGCCGAGGGGCGGGAGGCGGTGCTGGTGTCGCACCAGCTCCCGATCTGGACGCTGCGCCGCTACGTCGAGCGCAAGCGGCTCTGGCACGACCCGCGTAAGCGCCAGTGCGGGCTGGCGAGTCTCACCTCGTTCCACTTCGACGGGGCGAAGGTGGTGGGCATCGGCTACAGCGAGCCGGCCGCGCACCTGATCGCCCTCTCCGCGACCGCCCGGACGGCCAAGGGGGCCTGATGAACGCCCGGAGGTGGACCGCCGGTCTGCTCGCCGCCGTCGCCGCGGTGGCGCTCGTCGGCTGTACGTCGAAGGGGCAGGAGAAGACCTGCACGACCACCACCGACGGCATCTTCGAGTGCGCGCCGGACCAGCGCTCGACCCCGCCGAAGCTGGCCGGGGAGCTGCTCCTCGGCGGCACCTATGACGTCACCCAGGCCCGTGGCCAGGTGGTCGTGGTCAACTTCTGGGGTTCGTGGTGCGCGCCGTGCCGGGCCGAGGCGGACGACCTGGAAGCCACCTACCAGGCGACCAAGGCGTCCGGGGTGAGCTTCCTCGGCATCAACGTGCAGGACTCGCGGGACAAGGCCAAGGCGTTCGAGGAGGGCCGGGTCACCTATCCGAGCCTGTTCGACCCGGCCAGCCGGCTGGCGCTCGACCTGGACATCCCGCCGAACACCGTGCCGGCGACCGTGGTGCTGGACCGGGAGGGCCGGATCGCCGCGGTGATCCGCGCGGCGGTCAAGCAGGAGGGCCTGCAACCGATCGTCGAACGGATCGCCGCCGAGAAGCCGGCGTCGGGCTGATGGGCGAGACCTTCCGGAACCTGGCGCTGAGCGGGCCGCTGCTGCTCGCCATGGGCGCGGCGGCGCTCGCCGGCCTGGTCAGCTTCCTCTCCCCGTGCGTGCTCCCGCTGGTGCCCGGCTACCTGTCGTACGTCACCGGTCTGGCCGGGGCCGACCTGGAGGGCCGGCGGGCGTCGGCGGACCCGGCGCCCGACGGCGCCGGCGGCGTCGCCGTCCGGGAGCGGGCCGCGACGGTGGCGGTCAAGGGCCGGGTCCTGGCCGGGACGCTGCTCTTCATCGGCGGGTTCACCGTCGTCTTCGTCGCCACCGCGATCCTCTTCGCCAGCATCGGCCGGGTGTTCTTCGACTACGAGCGTGAGTTGCAGATCGGTGTCGGCGTGCTGGTCATCGTGCTCGGGCTCAGCTACCTCGGGATGATCCCCGCCCTGCAACGCGAGTTCCGGATCTCCCGACTGCCGTCGGCCGGTCTGCTCGGCGCACCGGTCTTCGGCGCGGTCTTCGCGCTGAGCTGGGTGCCCTGCACGGGCCCGACGCTCGGCGCGGTGATGGGCATGGCGGCCACCAGCGGCCAGACCGACCGGGCCGTGGTGCTCGCGGTGGCGTACTGCCTCGGCCTGGGGATACCGTTCGTGGT
It contains:
- a CDS encoding histidine phosphatase family protein, which codes for MSKTVVHVLRHGEVHNPDQILYGRLPGFRLSELGVQMAKAAAQGLAERDVVHVVASPLERAQQTAEPIAAQFGLPVGVDERLIESANWFEGKKVSPGDGSFRDPRNWWVLRDPVTPSWGEAYRVIAERMFAAVHAARVAAEGREAVLVSHQLPIWTLRRYVERKRLWHDPRKRQCGLASLTSFHFDGAKVVGIGYSEPAAHLIALSATARTAKGA
- a CDS encoding cytochrome c biogenesis protein CcdA is translated as MGETFRNLALSGPLLLAMGAAALAGLVSFLSPCVLPLVPGYLSYVTGLAGADLEGRRASADPAPDGAGGVAVRERAATVAVKGRVLAGTLLFIGGFTVVFVATAILFASIGRVFFDYERELQIGVGVLVIVLGLSYLGMIPALQREFRISRLPSAGLLGAPVFGAVFALSWVPCTGPTLGAVMGMAATSGQTDRAVVLAVAYCLGLGIPFVVFGLGFERLLGVFRAVRRNSRWVTRVGGALLILIGLALVTGGWQSFVIWLQTSVGVGEVSI
- a CDS encoding TlpA disulfide reductase family protein is translated as MNARRWTAGLLAAVAAVALVGCTSKGQEKTCTTTTDGIFECAPDQRSTPPKLAGELLLGGTYDVTQARGQVVVVNFWGSWCAPCRAEADDLEATYQATKASGVSFLGINVQDSRDKAKAFEEGRVTYPSLFDPASRLALDLDIPPNTVPATVVLDREGRIAAVIRAAVKQEGLQPIVERIAAEKPASG